In Macaca nemestrina isolate mMacNem1 chromosome 9, mMacNem.hap1, whole genome shotgun sequence, a single genomic region encodes these proteins:
- the LOC105480781 gene encoding ankyrin repeat domain-containing protein 22 isoform X1 — MGILYSEPICQAAYQNDFGQVWRWVKEDSSYANIQDGFNGDTPLICACRRGHVRIVSFLLRRNANVNLKNQKERTCLHYAVKKKFTFIDYLLIILLMPVLLIGYFLMVSKTKQNEALVRMLLDAGVEVNATDCYGCTALHYACEMKNQSLIPLLLEARADPTIKNKHGESSLDIARRLKFSQIELMLRKAW, encoded by the exons CCCATCTGCCAAGCGGCCTATCAGAATGACTTTGGACAAGTGTGGCGGTGGGTGAAAGAAGACAGCAGCTATGCCAACATTCAAGATGGCTTTAATGGAGACACTCCCCTGATCTGTGCTTGCAGGCGAGGGCATGTGAGAATCGTTTCCTTCCTTTTAAGAAGAAATGCTAATGTCAACCTCAAAAACCAG aaaGAGAGAACCTGCTTGCATTATGCTGTGAAGAAAAAATTTACCTTCATTGATTATCTACTAATTATCCTCTTAATGCCTGTTCTGCTTATTGGGTATTTCCTCATG GTATCAAAGACAAAGCAGAATGAGGCTCTTGTACGAATGCTACTTGATGCTGGTGTCGAAGTTAATGCTACAGATTGT TATGGCTGTACTGCATTACATTATGCCTGTGAGATGAAAAACCAGTCTCTTATCCCTCTGCTCTTGGAAGCCCGTGCAGACCCCACAATAAAGAATAAG CATGGTGAGAGCTCACTGGATATTGCACGGAGATTAAAATTTTCCCAGATTGAATTAATGCTAAGGAAAGCATGGTAA
- the LOC105480781 gene encoding ankyrin repeat domain-containing protein 22 isoform X2 yields the protein MGILYSEPICQAAYQNDFGQVWRWVKEDSSYANIQDGFNGDTPLICACRRGHVRIVSFLLRRNANVNLKNQVSKTKQNEALVRMLLDAGVEVNATDCYGCTALHYACEMKNQSLIPLLLEARADPTIKNKHGESSLDIARRLKFSQIELMLRKAW from the exons CCCATCTGCCAAGCGGCCTATCAGAATGACTTTGGACAAGTGTGGCGGTGGGTGAAAGAAGACAGCAGCTATGCCAACATTCAAGATGGCTTTAATGGAGACACTCCCCTGATCTGTGCTTGCAGGCGAGGGCATGTGAGAATCGTTTCCTTCCTTTTAAGAAGAAATGCTAATGTCAACCTCAAAAACCAG GTATCAAAGACAAAGCAGAATGAGGCTCTTGTACGAATGCTACTTGATGCTGGTGTCGAAGTTAATGCTACAGATTGT TATGGCTGTACTGCATTACATTATGCCTGTGAGATGAAAAACCAGTCTCTTATCCCTCTGCTCTTGGAAGCCCGTGCAGACCCCACAATAAAGAATAAG CATGGTGAGAGCTCACTGGATATTGCACGGAGATTAAAATTTTCCCAGATTGAATTAATGCTAAGGAAAGCATGGTAA